Proteins encoded together in one Thermomonospora curvata DSM 43183 window:
- a CDS encoding cytochrome P450, whose product MVEYNPFNREIVHNPFPVYKRLRDEAPVYHNPEIGFWALSRYEDVIAAHLDTDTFSSAHGVTIEGVDRGAPFLIVKDPPEHTLHRKIVARMFTPRRIARLEPFVRATAAELLDRVRDADRFDLVQDFSFRLPLEVISELIGIPVSLRERVHELSDRIAARTEEGTPEDAYRAGAELWELLAGLVRERRRDPGDDVITLLMNTQVEDEDGRMRSLSDEELAFRFLELAFAGHETVAKLIPNGAIALTWYPDQRRELVADPSLIPNAVEEMLRWDPPSHYQGRWTTREVELHGVTIPADQRVILLTGSAVHDERKYPEPELFDIHRDIDRHVSFGFGRHLCLGASLARLETRVAFEELLKRFPDFGFDESGVQRHYSSNVRGLSSLPLVIERTAATV is encoded by the coding sequence ATGGTTGAGTACAACCCGTTCAACCGGGAGATCGTGCACAACCCCTTCCCCGTCTATAAACGGCTGCGCGATGAGGCGCCCGTCTATCACAACCCCGAGATCGGGTTCTGGGCGTTGTCGCGCTATGAGGACGTCATCGCCGCCCACCTGGACACCGACACCTTCTCCAGCGCGCACGGCGTCACCATCGAGGGCGTCGACCGGGGCGCCCCGTTCCTGATCGTCAAGGACCCGCCCGAGCACACCCTGCACCGCAAGATCGTGGCGCGGATGTTCACCCCCCGCCGCATCGCCCGGCTGGAGCCGTTCGTGCGCGCCACCGCCGCCGAGCTGCTGGACCGGGTGCGCGATGCCGACCGGTTCGACCTGGTGCAGGACTTCTCCTTCCGGCTGCCGCTGGAGGTCATCAGCGAGCTGATCGGCATCCCGGTCTCGCTGCGCGAACGCGTCCACGAGCTCAGCGACCGGATCGCCGCGCGCACCGAGGAGGGCACCCCCGAGGACGCCTACCGGGCCGGCGCCGAGCTGTGGGAGCTGCTGGCCGGGCTGGTCCGGGAACGCCGCCGCGACCCCGGCGACGACGTGATCACGCTGCTGATGAACACCCAGGTGGAGGACGAGGACGGCCGGATGCGCTCGCTGAGCGATGAGGAGCTGGCCTTCCGTTTCCTGGAGCTGGCCTTCGCCGGGCACGAGACGGTCGCCAAGCTCATCCCCAACGGCGCCATCGCCTTGACCTGGTACCCCGACCAGCGCCGCGAGCTGGTGGCCGACCCGTCACTGATCCCCAACGCGGTGGAGGAGATGCTGCGCTGGGATCCGCCCTCGCACTACCAGGGCCGCTGGACCACGCGCGAGGTGGAGCTGCACGGCGTCACCATCCCGGCCGACCAGCGCGTCATCCTCCTGACCGGGTCGGCCGTCCACGACGAGCGCAAATACCCCGAGCCTGAGCTGTTCGACATCCACCGCGACATCGACCGGCACGTCAGCTTCGGCTTCGGCCGCCACCTGTGCCTGGGCGCCTCCCTGGCCCGGCTGGAGACCCGGGTGGCCTTCGAGGAGCTGCTCAAGCGGTTCCCCGACTTCGGCTTCGACGAAAGCGGCGTGCAGCGGCACTACTCCAGCAACGTCCGCGGGCTGTCCAGCCTGCCGCTGGTCATCGAACGGACCGCGGCGACCGTGTGA
- a CDS encoding AMP-binding protein: protein MHPAKIARRRPDAQAHVMASSGESLGHGELDARSNRPAHFLRARGVRRDGPLVIVMENRIEWPVVVAAGMRTGLYVTPVNRHLTVTELMAPPAEAPGGNAPGSVVASAAVAEVLGRLDEEGFLYLSGGESHTIISGGVNIHPVEIEDVLTAHPRVLDAAVIGTPGPEFGEKVTAVVEAAGGRRVSRRPRRCRSSSGSPACRRASSARTPCGR, encoded by the coding sequence GTGCATCCGGCGAAGATCGCGCGACGGCGCCCGGACGCGCAAGCCCACGTCATGGCCAGCAGCGGCGAATCGCTTGGCCACGGCGAGCTCGACGCACGCTCCAACCGGCCGGCGCACTTCCTGCGCGCCCGCGGGGTGCGGCGCGACGGCCCCCTGGTGATCGTGATGGAGAACCGGATCGAGTGGCCGGTGGTGGTCGCCGCCGGGATGCGCACCGGGCTCTACGTCACCCCGGTCAACCGGCACCTGACCGTCACCGAGCTGATGGCGCCGCCGGCCGAGGCGCCCGGCGGCAACGCCCCCGGCTCCGTGGTCGCCTCCGCCGCGGTGGCCGAGGTGCTGGGCCGGCTCGATGAGGAGGGCTTCCTCTACCTGAGCGGCGGGGAAAGCCACACGATCATCTCCGGCGGGGTGAACATCCACCCGGTGGAGATCGAAGACGTCCTGACCGCTCACCCGCGCGTGCTGGACGCGGCCGTGATCGGCACGCCCGGCCCGGAGTTCGGCGAGAAGGTCACCGCGGTGGTGGAGGCCGCCGGCGGCCGGCGCGTTTCAAGGCGCCCAAGGAGGTGCCGTTCGTCGAGCGGCTCCCCCGCCTGCCGACGGGCAAGCTCAGCGAGAACTCCCTGCGGGAGATGA
- a CDS encoding SDR family oxidoreductase, with product MRFADRVAIVTGAGQGIGEAYAKALAAEGAKVVVADLNGEQAERVAKEIAATGGTARAVVVDVADPASAQAMADAAVAAYGGIDYLVNNAAIYGGMQIESLMKVDLGYYRRFMAVNMDGALHCTRAVHKAMRERGGGAIVNQSSTAAWMAGGFYSIAKAALNSLTVNLAAELGWMGIRVNAIAPGPTDTAATRRVVPAELIDPMVQGLMIKRMGTPADHVGALKFLLSDEASWVTGQIIAVDGGHIVRL from the coding sequence ATGCGCTTCGCAGACAGAGTCGCCATCGTCACCGGCGCGGGTCAAGGCATAGGCGAGGCGTACGCCAAGGCCCTGGCCGCCGAGGGCGCCAAGGTCGTGGTCGCCGACCTCAACGGCGAGCAGGCCGAGCGGGTCGCCAAGGAGATCGCCGCCACCGGCGGCACCGCCCGTGCCGTCGTCGTGGACGTGGCCGACCCCGCCAGCGCCCAGGCCATGGCCGACGCCGCCGTCGCCGCGTACGGGGGCATCGACTACCTGGTCAACAACGCCGCCATCTACGGCGGCATGCAGATCGAGTCCCTGATGAAGGTGGACCTGGGCTACTACCGCCGCTTCATGGCGGTCAACATGGACGGCGCGCTGCACTGCACCCGCGCCGTTCACAAGGCGATGCGCGAACGCGGCGGCGGCGCGATCGTCAACCAGTCCTCCACCGCCGCCTGGATGGCCGGCGGCTTCTACTCCATCGCCAAGGCCGCCCTCAACAGCCTGACCGTCAACCTGGCCGCCGAGCTGGGCTGGATGGGCATCCGCGTCAACGCCATCGCCCCCGGCCCCACCGACACCGCCGCCACCCGCCGGGTGGTGCCCGCCGAGCTCATCGACCCCATGGTCCAGGGCCTGATGATCAAACGCATGGGCACCCCCGCCGACCACGTGGGCGCGCTGAAGTTCCTGCTGTCGGACGAGGCGAGCTGGGTGACCGGCCAGATCATCGCCGTCGACGGCGGCCACATCGTCCGCCTCTGA
- a CDS encoding CocE/NonD family hydrolase: MSLLGTGTVLGALMVGAPAPASAAEGYSYREVTIPGAGGVKLDGNVFVPKGKGPHPAIVFISSWSLEDHEYIAQAVKFAERGYIVLSYTARGFFNSGGGIDVAGPLDIADGSKAIDWLIANTPVDRRRIGFGGISYGSGISLMLASKDPRVSAVVAMDTWGDMVESLYAGQTRHSQIYYLLFASGRLTGRYSPQTARVMADYEANRNIPQVIRWGKERSPRTYLQGINKRKVPVYILNAYGESLFPPNQLLDYFGRLKGPKRLRLGIGDHASTNLTGVLGLPNAGWRDAHRWFDRHLRGVRNGIDKEPSLHSEVAWSRKVERARSWESYRRAPVTTALAKRSFRAGQDTVANGGIALLSGGGQTFGVPITAPTKRISRRDAAVWTLPARKKTVRLRGIPRLQASVTPSGKSVTLIAYLYDVDAKGTGRLITHNATTLRSSKPGRTHRLSLPLQATAYDVPRGHRIMLVVDTKDPLYWDATVPGMVKMTNARLTLPAG, encoded by the coding sequence ATGTCGCTGCTCGGGACGGGGACGGTGCTGGGGGCGCTCATGGTCGGCGCGCCCGCACCGGCCTCGGCCGCCGAGGGGTACTCCTACCGGGAGGTGACGATCCCCGGGGCGGGCGGGGTGAAGCTGGACGGGAACGTGTTCGTCCCCAAGGGCAAGGGGCCGCACCCGGCGATCGTGTTCATCTCCAGCTGGTCGCTGGAGGACCACGAGTACATCGCACAGGCGGTGAAGTTCGCCGAGCGCGGTTACATCGTGCTCAGCTACACCGCCCGGGGGTTCTTCAACTCCGGCGGCGGGATCGATGTGGCCGGGCCGCTGGACATCGCCGACGGGTCCAAGGCCATCGACTGGCTGATCGCGAACACGCCGGTGGACCGGCGGCGCATCGGCTTCGGCGGGATCTCCTACGGGTCGGGGATCAGCCTGATGCTGGCGAGCAAGGACCCGCGGGTGTCGGCGGTCGTCGCGATGGACACCTGGGGCGACATGGTGGAGTCGCTGTATGCCGGGCAGACCCGGCACTCCCAGATCTACTACCTGCTGTTCGCCTCGGGACGGCTGACGGGGCGCTACAGTCCGCAGACCGCCCGCGTCATGGCCGACTACGAGGCCAACCGCAACATCCCGCAGGTCATCCGGTGGGGCAAGGAGCGCTCCCCCCGCACTTACCTGCAGGGCATCAACAAGCGCAAGGTGCCGGTCTACATCCTCAACGCCTACGGGGAGAGCCTCTTCCCGCCCAACCAGCTGCTGGACTACTTCGGCCGCCTGAAGGGCCCCAAGCGGCTGCGCCTGGGCATCGGGGACCACGCCTCCACCAACCTCACCGGCGTCCTGGGGCTGCCGAACGCCGGCTGGCGGGACGCCCACCGCTGGTTCGACCGCCACCTGCGCGGCGTCCGCAACGGCATCGACAAGGAACCCTCGCTCCACTCCGAGGTCGCCTGGAGCCGCAAGGTCGAACGCGCCCGCTCCTGGGAGTCCTACCGCCGCGCCCCGGTGACCACCGCCCTGGCCAAGCGCTCCTTCCGGGCCGGTCAGGACACCGTGGCCAACGGCGGCATCGCCCTGCTCAGCGGTGGCGGGCAGACCTTCGGCGTGCCCATCACCGCCCCCACCAAGCGCATCTCCCGCCGCGACGCCGCGGTGTGGACGCTGCCGGCCCGCAAGAAGACCGTCCGCCTGCGCGGCATCCCCCGCCTGCAGGCGTCCGTCACCCCCAGCGGCAAGAGCGTCACCCTCATCGCCTACCTGTACGACGTGGACGCCAAGGGCACCGGACGGCTCATCACCCACAACGCGACGACCCTGCGCTCATCCAAGCCGGGCCGCACCCACCGCCTCTCCCTGCCGTTGCAGGCCACCGCCTACGACGTCCCGCGCGGCCACCGCATCATGCTGGTCGTCGACACCAAGGACCCCCTGTACTGGGACGCCACCGTCCCCGGCATGGTCAAGATGACCAACGCCCGCCTGACCCTGCCGGCCGGCTGA
- a CDS encoding MFS transporter, producing MSSPTEVPAERGIEQNAAGGEPLPGPGTERIRGQSLWALLVAMAGTFMAIMDSFIVNVAVPSVQASLNATFAQVELAVSGYVLVYGLLLVTGGRLGDLFGARRLFLTGTAVFTLASLAAGLAGGPAALIAFRALQAVGAAMFYPQVLALLQTSFTGRARAIAFAVFGATIGLASIAGQVIGGLLIHLDLFGLGWRNVFLVNVPLGLLTLAGAARVLPAGRAAGRRARLDPAGVALLSTALLLLSVPLTFGHQAGWPAWTRISLIAAAPAAVAFLAWERALAACGGDPLVDPALFRRRAFAAGNALAVVFFAGNAGLFFVLTLQLQNGMGHSPIAAGLTFLPLAAAFALASLLGPRLEARIGHHVLTVGYAANAAGTLALLLTAWSAGSGLTGRLLLPALAVIGFGEGLGVSLLIGTALRGVPAEDAGAAGGVLETAVQIGMSLGVTVLGLVFSAALGGDHEAAADPNVHAGAFTVALAGNLVLALAALALLPALVRKRRVAARGH from the coding sequence ATGAGCTCACCGACCGAGGTCCCGGCGGAAAGGGGCATCGAGCAGAACGCGGCCGGCGGCGAGCCGCTCCCCGGGCCGGGGACGGAACGGATCCGCGGGCAGAGCCTGTGGGCACTGCTGGTGGCCATGGCCGGCACCTTCATGGCGATCATGGACTCGTTCATCGTGAACGTGGCGGTGCCGTCCGTCCAGGCCTCGCTGAACGCCACGTTCGCGCAGGTCGAGCTGGCCGTCAGCGGCTATGTGCTGGTGTATGGGCTGCTGCTGGTCACCGGCGGCCGCCTGGGCGACCTGTTCGGCGCCCGGAGGCTGTTTTTGACCGGGACGGCCGTCTTCACGCTGGCCTCGCTGGCCGCCGGGCTCGCCGGCGGCCCGGCGGCGCTGATCGCCTTCCGGGCGCTGCAGGCCGTGGGGGCGGCGATGTTCTACCCGCAAGTGCTGGCCCTCCTGCAGACGTCTTTCACCGGACGGGCCCGTGCCATCGCGTTCGCCGTCTTCGGCGCCACCATCGGGCTGGCCTCCATCGCCGGCCAGGTGATCGGCGGGCTGCTGATCCACCTGGATCTGTTCGGGCTGGGCTGGCGCAACGTGTTCCTGGTCAACGTCCCGCTCGGGCTGCTCACCCTGGCCGGCGCCGCCCGTGTCCTCCCCGCCGGACGCGCCGCCGGGCGGAGGGCGCGCCTGGATCCGGCCGGTGTCGCGCTGCTGAGCACCGCGCTGCTCCTGCTGTCGGTGCCGCTCACGTTCGGCCATCAGGCCGGCTGGCCGGCCTGGACCCGGATCTCGCTGATCGCCGCGGCGCCGGCCGCCGTCGCCTTCCTGGCCTGGGAGCGCGCTCTGGCCGCGTGCGGCGGTGACCCGCTGGTCGATCCCGCGCTGTTTCGGCGGCGGGCGTTCGCCGCCGGCAACGCGCTCGCGGTGGTCTTCTTCGCGGGCAACGCGGGCCTGTTCTTCGTTCTGACGCTGCAGCTGCAGAACGGCATGGGGCATTCGCCGATCGCCGCCGGCCTGACCTTCCTCCCGCTCGCGGCGGCCTTCGCGCTGGCCTCACTGCTGGGGCCGCGTCTGGAGGCCCGGATCGGCCATCACGTGCTCACCGTCGGGTACGCCGCCAACGCCGCGGGCACCCTGGCCCTGCTGCTCACCGCCTGGAGCGCCGGGAGCGGCCTGACCGGCCGGCTCCTGTTGCCGGCGCTGGCCGTGATCGGCTTCGGCGAAGGGCTCGGGGTCAGCCTCCTGATCGGCACCGCGCTGCGCGGCGTGCCGGCCGAGGACGCCGGTGCGGCCGGCGGGGTGCTCGAGACGGCCGTGCAGATCGGCATGTCGCTCGGCGTCACCGTCCTCGGCCTGGTCTTCTCCGCCGCGCTCGGCGGCGATCACGAGGCCGCCGCGGACCCGAACGTCCATGCCGGGGCCTTCACCGTCGCGCTGGCCGGCAACCTGGTGCTCGCCCTGGCGGCGCTGGCCCTGCTGCCTGCGCTCGTGCGCAAACGGCGGGTCGCCGCGCGCGGTCACTGA
- a CDS encoding TylF/MycF/NovP-related O-methyltransferase, producing MSGWRRRTNRILASVTGYRLTKAAAPQRPPKAEKKRPKAGKDKFPADFDEDYRAIIKAVRPYTMTGNAKLHALITATRYIHDHAVPGAIVECGVWRGGSMHAVARTLDMAGDHSRDLYLFDTFEGMPPPSGHDLRHDGRSAAHLLAASDRTAGVWAYASLEDVQEGFAQVPYPAERIHYVQGPVEETVPAKAPEQIALLRLDTDWYASTKHELEHLYPRLVSGGVLIIDDYGYWKGARKATDEFLERTGERLLLIRIDTGRIAVKP from the coding sequence GTGAGCGGATGGAGGAGGCGGACGAACCGGATACTGGCCTCGGTCACCGGATACCGGCTGACCAAGGCCGCGGCTCCGCAGCGGCCTCCGAAGGCGGAGAAGAAGCGTCCGAAGGCCGGAAAAGACAAGTTCCCGGCCGACTTCGATGAGGACTACCGCGCCATCATCAAAGCCGTCCGCCCGTACACGATGACGGGCAACGCCAAGCTGCACGCCCTGATCACCGCGACCCGCTACATCCACGACCATGCGGTGCCCGGCGCGATCGTCGAGTGCGGGGTGTGGCGGGGCGGCAGCATGCACGCCGTGGCGCGGACGCTGGACATGGCCGGCGACCACTCCCGGGACCTGTACCTGTTCGACACCTTCGAGGGCATGCCTCCGCCGTCCGGGCACGACCTGCGGCACGACGGCCGCTCCGCCGCCCACCTGCTGGCCGCCTCCGACCGCACCGCCGGCGTGTGGGCCTACGCCTCACTGGAGGACGTCCAGGAGGGGTTCGCCCAGGTGCCCTACCCGGCCGAGCGGATCCACTATGTGCAGGGCCCGGTGGAGGAGACCGTCCCCGCCAAAGCGCCCGAGCAGATCGCGCTGCTGCGGCTGGACACCGACTGGTATGCCTCGACCAAGCACGAGCTGGAGCACCTGTATCCGCGCCTGGTCTCCGGGGGCGTGCTCATCATCGACGACTACGGGTACTGGAAGGGCGCGCGCAAGGCCACCGACGAGTTCCTCGAGCGCACCGGCGAGCGCCTGCTGCTCATCCGCATCGACACCGGCCGGATCGCCGTCAAACCCTGA
- a CDS encoding class I SAM-dependent methyltransferase, with translation MGDHSHHHGHGKDLDWNAMGESIELRAEVYRPLYAQIIDAVRERMPDPSLIIDAGSGPGVVSCALAEAFPRAEVVALDNAPALLERAQRRADAAGLRVRTLLGQIPDAFAGLAGADVVWFGHSLHHVGDQKAALAAAARAMAAGGLLVLLEGGLPARWLPRDIGIGRPGLQARLEAAREEWFAAMRSALPDARHEVEDWPALLAAAGLKPAGTRSFLLDLPAPVPPKVRDHLIAMLEREREATAEHLPAEDLATLDRLLDPDDPAGLRRRPDVFLLDAQTVHFAVKE, from the coding sequence ATGGGCGATCACTCTCACCACCACGGCCACGGCAAGGACCTCGACTGGAACGCCATGGGCGAGTCCATCGAACTCCGCGCCGAGGTCTACCGGCCGCTGTATGCGCAGATCATCGACGCCGTGCGCGAGCGCATGCCCGACCCGTCCCTGATCATCGACGCCGGCAGCGGACCCGGCGTGGTCAGCTGCGCCCTGGCCGAAGCCTTCCCCCGCGCCGAGGTCGTCGCCCTCGACAACGCCCCGGCGCTGCTGGAACGCGCGCAGCGGCGCGCTGATGCGGCGGGCCTGCGCGTCCGCACCCTGCTCGGCCAGATCCCCGACGCCTTCGCCGGCTTGGCGGGGGCCGATGTGGTCTGGTTCGGCCACTCCCTGCACCACGTGGGCGACCAGAAGGCCGCCCTGGCCGCCGCGGCGCGCGCCATGGCCGCCGGCGGTCTGCTCGTCCTGCTGGAAGGCGGCCTGCCCGCCCGCTGGCTGCCGCGCGACATCGGCATCGGCCGTCCCGGCCTGCAGGCCCGGCTGGAGGCCGCCCGGGAGGAGTGGTTCGCCGCGATGCGCTCGGCGCTGCCCGATGCCCGGCACGAGGTGGAGGACTGGCCCGCCCTGCTGGCCGCCGCCGGCCTGAAACCCGCCGGCACCCGCAGCTTCCTGCTCGACCTGCCGGCCCCCGTCCCGCCGAAGGTCCGCGACCACCTGATCGCCATGCTGGAACGCGAACGGGAGGCCACCGCCGAGCACCTGCCGGCCGAGGACCTGGCCACCCTCGACCGCCTGCTGGATCCCGACGACCCGGCGGGACTGCGCCGCCGCCCCGATGTGTTCCTGCTGGACGCGCAAACCGTCCATTTCGCGGTCAAGGAGTGA
- a CDS encoding amidohydrolase family protein has product MPIPEGQPIIDTMIGFPMRDPKQAYAHITRQTKDAESRERLKMPAGYMFKDIPDHEGLQEDPVAVTLAEMDKHGIAVGLVGLRSEEGRRAVREHPDRFVGCLSVDPNKGMDAVREIVAMHAEYGIRAVDVFPAGTFPQVAINDKKMYPIYAKCVELDLPIFVCAGVPGPRVRMEPQKVEYLDEVMYDFPELTLVTRHGCEPWTDLAVKLMLKWPGLHYSTSAFAPKHYPREIIDYANTRGADKVLYAGYFPMGLTLDRIMRELPAVPFKDSVWPKFLYDNAARILKLT; this is encoded by the coding sequence ATGCCCATCCCCGAGGGGCAGCCGATCATCGACACGATGATCGGGTTCCCGATGCGGGACCCGAAGCAGGCCTACGCCCACATCACCCGGCAGACCAAGGACGCCGAGTCCAGGGAACGGCTGAAGATGCCGGCCGGCTACATGTTCAAGGACATTCCCGACCACGAGGGGCTGCAAGAGGACCCGGTCGCGGTGACGCTGGCGGAGATGGACAAACACGGCATCGCCGTCGGCCTGGTCGGCCTCCGCAGCGAAGAGGGCAGACGCGCGGTGCGCGAGCACCCCGACCGGTTCGTCGGCTGCCTGAGCGTCGATCCCAACAAGGGCATGGACGCCGTCCGCGAGATCGTCGCCATGCACGCCGAGTACGGCATCCGCGCCGTGGACGTCTTCCCCGCCGGGACGTTCCCGCAGGTCGCCATCAACGACAAGAAGATGTACCCGATCTACGCCAAGTGCGTGGAGCTGGACCTGCCCATCTTCGTGTGCGCCGGGGTGCCCGGCCCCCGGGTGCGGATGGAACCGCAGAAGGTGGAGTACCTGGACGAGGTCATGTACGACTTCCCCGAGCTGACCCTCGTCACCCGCCACGGCTGCGAGCCCTGGACCGACCTGGCCGTCAAGCTCATGCTCAAGTGGCCGGGCCTGCACTACTCCACCAGCGCCTTCGCCCCCAAGCACTATCCGCGCGAGATCATCGACTACGCCAACACCCGCGGCGCCGACAAGGTCCTTTACGCCGGCTACTTCCCCATGGGCCTGACGCTGGACCGCATCATGCGCGAGCTGCCCGCCGTCCCCTTCAAAGACTCGGTGTGGCCGAAGTTCCTGTACGACAACGCCGCCCGCATCCTCAAGCTCACCTGA
- a CDS encoding LysR family transcriptional regulator, which produces MLERHEIDSFLVLAEELHFGRTAERLRLSQARVSQIIGKLERKIGAPLFERTSRRVSLTPLGARLHAELEPLVRRMDAAVKRAIAEAKGVEGLLRVGFLGSGAGELTQKIMDTFRSRHPGCEIRMRETHFADPLGPLRDGEVDVLLTRLPVEEPDLTVGPVVLAEPRVLAVPARHPFARRRSVRLEDLARGTVFGVTGPAPRYWWDFHVPPKTPSGRPIPRGQSVATFQELLALIAAGQGISPVAASVERYYARPDITFVPIEDAPPTEVAVVWRTAGATARVRAFARAAADAVRANGGPARY; this is translated from the coding sequence ATGCTGGAGCGGCACGAGATCGACAGTTTCCTGGTGCTGGCCGAAGAGCTGCACTTCGGACGCACCGCCGAGCGTCTGCGGCTGTCCCAGGCCCGGGTCAGCCAGATCATCGGGAAACTGGAACGCAAGATCGGCGCGCCGCTGTTCGAACGCACCAGCCGCCGGGTGAGCCTCACCCCGCTGGGCGCGAGACTCCATGCCGAGCTGGAGCCGCTCGTCCGGCGGATGGACGCGGCGGTGAAGCGGGCCATCGCAGAGGCGAAGGGGGTCGAGGGCCTCCTCCGCGTGGGATTCCTCGGCTCGGGCGCCGGCGAGCTCACCCAAAAGATCATGGACACGTTCCGGTCCCGGCATCCCGGCTGCGAGATCCGGATGCGGGAGACGCACTTCGCCGACCCGCTCGGCCCCCTCCGCGACGGGGAGGTCGATGTGCTGCTGACCCGCCTGCCGGTCGAGGAGCCCGACCTGACGGTGGGGCCCGTGGTGCTGGCGGAGCCGCGCGTCCTGGCCGTCCCCGCCCGCCATCCGTTCGCCCGCCGCCGGAGCGTCCGCCTGGAGGACCTGGCCCGCGGCACGGTCTTCGGCGTGACCGGGCCGGCACCGCGGTACTGGTGGGACTTCCACGTGCCCCCCAAGACGCCCAGCGGCCGGCCCATCCCCCGCGGACAGTCGGTGGCCACCTTCCAGGAACTGCTCGCACTCATCGCGGCCGGCCAGGGCATCTCCCCGGTCGCCGCCTCCGTGGAGCGCTACTACGCCCGCCCCGACATCACGTTCGTCCCGATCGAGGACGCCCCGCCCACCGAGGTCGCCGTGGTGTGGCGGACGGCCGGCGCCACCGCCCGCGTCCGCGCCTTCGCCCGGGCCGCCGCAGACGCCGTCCGCGCCAACGGCGGCCCGGCCCGCTACTGA
- a CDS encoding aldehyde dehydrogenase — protein MADGQADIAREERMLIGGRLVEARDGGVFPNVNPATEEEIGVTADGTAADMDAAIAAARRAFDETDWPRDVRFRVHCLRQLQQALTKHAERLRATIVAEAGSPVTLTHGAQLDSPIEGLGWVADLAENYAWTTDLGVAEPYGIRSRRLLRREPIGVVGAITPWNFPMQINLAKIGPALAAGNTVVLKPAPDTPWTATLLGRLAAEETDLPPGVLNVVPSSRHELGALLAEDPRVDMISFTGSTAVGRSVMAAGAATIKKVFLELGGKSALLALDDADMRAVVGNAAFQITTHAGQGCAILTRLVLPRSRYAEGLEMLVETLREWPYGDPADPGTLMGPLINERQRERVLGYIDKGVAEGARLVLGGGVPKHLPTGYYVEPTVLAEVDENATVAQEEIFGPVLCVLAHDGDDDAVRIANNSRYGLSGMVISASAERARAVADRVRTGTISVNGGLFYGPDVPFGGYRQSGVGRESGVAGFEEYLEIKAIAERL, from the coding sequence ATGGCGGACGGGCAGGCAGACATCGCGCGCGAAGAGCGGATGCTGATCGGCGGACGGCTGGTGGAGGCCCGCGACGGAGGCGTCTTCCCCAACGTCAACCCCGCCACCGAGGAGGAGATCGGCGTCACCGCCGACGGCACCGCCGCCGACATGGACGCCGCGATCGCCGCCGCCCGCCGCGCCTTCGACGAAACCGACTGGCCGCGCGATGTGCGCTTTCGCGTCCACTGCCTGCGCCAGCTGCAGCAGGCGCTGACCAAGCACGCCGAACGGCTGCGCGCCACCATCGTCGCCGAGGCCGGCTCACCGGTGACGCTGACCCACGGCGCCCAGCTCGACTCCCCCATCGAAGGGCTCGGCTGGGTCGCCGACCTGGCCGAAAACTACGCGTGGACCACCGACCTGGGGGTCGCCGAGCCATACGGCATCCGCTCGCGCCGGCTGCTGCGGCGCGAGCCGATCGGCGTGGTCGGGGCGATCACGCCGTGGAACTTCCCCATGCAGATCAACCTCGCCAAGATCGGTCCCGCCCTGGCCGCCGGCAACACCGTGGTGCTCAAGCCCGCCCCCGACACCCCGTGGACGGCCACGCTGCTGGGCCGGCTGGCCGCCGAGGAGACCGACCTGCCGCCGGGGGTGCTCAACGTGGTGCCCTCCTCCAGGCACGAGCTGGGCGCCCTGCTGGCCGAGGACCCGCGGGTGGACATGATCTCCTTCACCGGCTCCACCGCGGTGGGCCGCTCGGTGATGGCCGCCGGAGCCGCCACCATCAAGAAGGTCTTCCTGGAGCTGGGCGGCAAGTCGGCGCTGCTGGCGCTGGACGACGCCGACATGCGCGCGGTGGTCGGCAACGCCGCCTTCCAGATCACCACCCACGCCGGGCAGGGCTGCGCCATCCTCACCCGGCTGGTGCTGCCGCGCTCCCGCTACGCCGAGGGCCTGGAGATGCTGGTGGAGACGCTGCGCGAGTGGCCCTATGGCGACCCGGCCGACCCGGGCACCCTCATGGGGCCGCTGATCAACGAGCGGCAGCGGGAGCGGGTGCTGGGCTACATCGACAAGGGCGTCGCCGAGGGCGCCCGCCTGGTGCTCGGCGGCGGCGTCCCCAAGCACCTGCCCACCGGCTACTACGTGGAGCCGACCGTGCTGGCGGAGGTGGACGAGAACGCCACCGTCGCCCAGGAGGAGATCTTCGGCCCGGTGCTGTGCGTGCTGGCGCACGACGGGGACGACGATGCGGTGCGGATCGCCAACAACTCCCGCTACGGCCTGTCGGGCATGGTGATCAGCGCCTCGGCCGAGCGCGCCCGCGCGGTCGCCGACCGGGTCCGCACCGGGACGATCTCGGTCAACGGCGGCCTGTTCTACGGGCCCGACGTCCCCTTCGGCGGCTACCGGCAAAGCGGGGTGGGCCGGGAGAGCGGCGTGGCCGGGTTCGAGGAGTACCTGGAGATCAAGGCCATCGCCGAGCGCCTCTGA